From the Toxotes jaculatrix isolate fToxJac2 chromosome 15, fToxJac2.pri, whole genome shotgun sequence genome, one window contains:
- the ikzf2 gene encoding zinc finger protein Helios: MEAPDGYCASNGQCSPGKENSRMLEDISTPNGQTVPQGPNSPSDLTIKQEEETAEEADNRSPALEEVGQTGEEGVVLEESMTGSPSNVQDGLSGPNATTDAGSRQPNGDRPFQCNQCGVSFTQKGNLLRHIKLHTGEKPFKCPFCSYACRRRDALTGHLRTHAVGKPHKCNYCGRSYKQRTSLEEHKERCHSYLHGIGLEPTTNTGAYTGEVPKDPRPMTEANSMATFDRPPVIERLHSNVGKRKSTTPQKFVGEKMVRYSYPDMSYDMGFKYEKQAEMMPAHVIDQAISNAMTYLGSDNLRPILHHPGPPLSMAEMVPMVNPLFHRVLPLNQQTERPGNCDTLPPHPPQPHDFPSHPTSNGPTALTRQGKPPLSGQEESPNHSGVESADSARSSPQERQGYLGSNHPPSLRSRASPAVVFSGEQVRDASPRGVAGMGTGLIRVSTERPTNQEGVRVFGREGQELRAFQCEHCRVLFLDHVMYTIHMGCHGYRDPLECNICGHRSKDRYEFSSHIVRGEHTFQ; encoded by the exons ATGGAGGCTCCTGATGGCTACTGTGCTA GTAACGGCCAGTGCTCTCCTGGTAAGGAGAACTCGAGAATGTTGGAGGATATTTCCACACCTAATGGACAGACAGTTCCTCAGGGTCCTAATTCCCCCAGTG ATCTGACAATTAagcaagaggaagaaacagcGGAGGAAGCTGACAACAGAAGCCCCGCACTTGAAGAAGTAGGCCAAACAGGGGAGGAAGGAGTAGTATTGGAGGAATCCATGACTGGCAGCCCAAGCAACGTACAGGATGGATTATCTGGGCCAAACGCAACAACTGATGCAGGAAGTCGACAACCAAATG GTGACAGGCCGTTCCAGTGCAACCAGTGTGGTGTCTCGTTCACCCAGAAGGGAAACCTGCTGCGACACATCAAGCTGCACACAGGCGAAAAACCTTTCAAATGCCCCTTCTGTAGCTACGCCTGCCGGCGGCGCGATGCTCTCACTGGACATTTGCGCACTCATGCTG TTGGTAAACCTCACAAGTGTAACTACTGCGGACGAAGTTATAAACAGCGCACGTCTTTAGAAGAACACAAAGAGCGCTGCCATAGTTACCTGCACGGTATCGGCCTGGAACCGACCACCAACACTGGTGCTTACACAG GTGAGGTTCCTAAAGATCCACGGCCCATGACAGAGGCCAACTCGATGGCTACCTTTGATCGGCCGCCTGTTATTGAAAGGCTGCATAGCAATGTGGGCAAGAGGAAGAGCACCACGCCTCAGAAATTTGTGG GTGAAAAGATGGTTCGTTACAGTTACCCTGATATGAGCTACGATATGGGCTTTAAGTATGAAAAGCAGGCTGAAATGATGCCAGCCCACGTGATAGACCAGGCCATCAGCAATGCCATGACATACCTGGGATCAGACAACCTTCGGCCCATTCTCCACCATCCAGGTCCCCCTCTCTCTATGGCTGAAATGGTACCCATGGTCAACCCCCTCTTCCACCGTGTCTTGCCACTGAACCAACAAACAGAGCGTCCAGGAAACTGTGACACCCTGCCACCACATCCACCTCAGCCCCATGACTTCCCCAGCCATCCCACTTCAAATGGCCCTACCGCTTTAACCAGGCAGGGCAAGCCACCCCTGTCAGGGCAAGAGGAATCTCCCAACCACAGTGGAGTTGAATCTGCTGACTCAGCTCGCAGCAGCCCACAGGAGAGGCAGGGCTACCTTGGGAGCAACCACCCTCCCAGCCTCAGGTCTCGAGCAAGTCCAGCGGTGGTCTTTTCAGGTGAGCAGGTAAGAGACGCATCACCAAGAGGTGTGGCAGGAATGGGGACTGGGCTAATCCGAGTATCCACAGAGAGGCCTACGAACCAGGAAGGGGTGCGGGTGTTTGGACGAGAGGGCCAGGAGTTGCGAGCCTTCCAGTGCGAGCACTGTCGGGTGCTCTTCCTGGATCATGTCATGTACACCATCCATATGGGTTGTCACGGATACAGAGATCCACTGGAGTGCAACATCTGTGGTCACCGCAGCAAAGATCGCTATGAGTTCTCCTCTCACATAGTCCGTGGTGAACACACCTTCCAGTAA